From a single Acidobacteriota bacterium genomic region:
- a CDS encoding PIN domain-containing protein: MADLYLLDTNGLLRRARLNDPQHQAARMAITKLVNNGDLLHITCQNVIEFWNVLTRPKTNNGFGLTPAQADAEIHQLENFFPLLPDIPDIYKHWRQLVVTYQVSGVQVHDARLVGAMLAHGITHLLTFNISDFKRFSSITVVDPNSL; the protein is encoded by the coding sequence ATGGCGGATTTGTATTTGCTTGATACCAATGGTTTGCTGCGCCGCGCACGTCTTAATGACCCGCAACACCAGGCGGCGCGCATGGCTATCACCAAACTTGTTAATAACGGTGATTTACTCCATATCACCTGCCAGAATGTTATTGAATTTTGGAATGTTCTGACGCGCCCCAAAACCAATAACGGGTTTGGACTGACACCAGCGCAAGCCGATGCGGAGATTCACCAACTGGAAAATTTCTTTCCCCTCTTGCCAGATATACCAGACATTTACAAACACTGGCGTCAATTAGTCGTGACTTACCAGGTTTCCGGTGTACAAGTTCACGATGCACGCTTAGTAGGAGCGATGCTTGCACATGGCATTACTCACTTGTTGACCTTTAATATATCTGACTTCAAGCGGTTTTCTTCAATTACTGTCGTAGACCCAAATAGCTTATAA
- a CDS encoding SDR family oxidoreductase: MNGKRCLITGASAGIGKVTARSLAEQGAQLVMVCRDRSKGEAALGEIKTQSGNSNIELLIADLSSLSAIRRLADEFKAKYNRLDVLINNAGVYIPKRALTVDGYETTFAVNHLAYFLLTNLLLDVLRASAPSRIVSVASEAHKYGKVEFDNLQGEREYKGVAAYSNSKLENILFTRELARRIAGTGVTANSLHPGAVATSIFRNTPKPLEWLIKLFTMSPEKGAQTSVYLASSSEVEGVSGKYFEKKKEKYPSRAAQDDELAKKLWEVSERLTGLQT; the protein is encoded by the coding sequence ATGAACGGAAAACGATGTTTAATCACCGGCGCGAGTGCCGGTATCGGAAAAGTGACGGCACGCAGTCTTGCCGAACAGGGCGCACAGCTTGTCATGGTTTGTCGCGACCGCAGTAAAGGCGAAGCGGCGCTCGGTGAAATCAAAACCCAATCCGGCAATTCAAATATTGAATTGCTGATTGCCGATTTGTCTTCGCTATCAGCGATTCGCCGACTCGCCGATGAATTCAAAGCCAAATATAACCGTCTCGATGTGCTCATCAATAACGCGGGCGTTTATATTCCCAAGCGCGCGCTTACAGTTGATGGTTATGAAACCACTTTTGCGGTCAATCATCTCGCCTATTTTTTACTGACCAATTTATTGCTTGATGTGCTCCGGGCGTCCGCGCCTTCGCGCATCGTCAGCGTCGCCAGCGAAGCCCACAAATACGGCAAAGTCGAATTCGACAACCTGCAAGGCGAGCGCGAATACAAAGGCGTTGCCGCCTATAGCAATTCCAAACTCGAAAATATTTTATTCACACGCGAACTGGCGCGGCGCATTGCCGGAACCGGGGTTACGGCAAACTCTCTGCATCCCGGCGCAGTCGCGACCAGTATTTTTCGCAACACCCCGAAACCGCTTGAATGGCTCATCAAACTGTTTACCATGAGTCCCGAAAAGGGCGCACAAACTTCTGTGTATCTGGCAAGCTCTTCGGAAGTCGAAGGCGTCAGCGGCAAATATTTTGAGAAGAAAAAAGAGAAATACCCATCGCGCGCGGCGCAAGACGATGAACTCGCAAAGAAATTGTGGGAAGTGAGCGAACGACTGACGGGACTCCAGACTTAA
- a CDS encoding DEAD/DEAH box helicase has protein sequence MSSSFLHSLKAKLPHTWGAFLGRFGRFTEIQKLAIEPILAGKNCLLIASTASGKTEAALMPLIERLKQQTAALHAFDVLYVTPTRALTRDLAKRLQAPLEQLAITMAIKTGDEPALDARRPPNLLLTTPESLDSLLANRPRLLKDTRAVILDEIHLYDNTARGDGLRVLLNRLRRLRRYAHGRGDSPTDNLQFCALSATVGNPQAVAARYFADPLVIQAAGQRPLDVELLEMQGEESLRDLFAGLRKRGVKKALAFCNARSECEALAQVFKHRAPFGDNVFVHHASLDARLRHQTERHFAEASAALCFATSTLELGIDIGDVDLVILIGAPDDASAFLQRIGRGNRRSSRSAVVGFYRSPIEAAMFRVFIRAASMGELHAKDYFFRPSVIVQQLCSYIKQVRHGELVPREVYELFATPTGEPLISKAAFDDILSALIDKNYFVRLPDGNLRPGAVWQRLYEQREIYANLSDATRQSMEVVDEITGRKLGEMEWGTGINQSFLFGGVARRAVRRQGRKLIVRASEDDAPPPRFFTPRRALSPRLASAVAAELGLPQSPAPAEIAVVKDPELSEAQAWVFHCAGEAYAYLLGDLLENWCNAQVSEVNGFCFLLTGELPDAALPINAEQVQRRLRRRWQQFESYYDMGRFQKELPLEVRRASVEAAFDIENFLRAFAGKKLTQSATCDKQ, from the coding sequence ATGTCCTCTTCATTTCTTCATTCGCTAAAAGCGAAACTGCCGCACACTTGGGGCGCATTTTTAGGGCGTTTCGGGCGCTTCACGGAAATTCAAAAGCTCGCTATCGAACCCATCCTCGCGGGGAAAAATTGTCTGTTGATAGCTTCGACGGCAAGCGGCAAAACCGAAGCCGCGTTGATGCCTCTGATTGAAAGGCTCAAACAACAGACTGCCGCGTTGCACGCCTTCGACGTGCTGTATGTCACGCCGACGCGCGCCCTCACCCGCGACCTGGCAAAAAGACTGCAAGCGCCACTCGAACAACTCGCCATTACTATGGCAATCAAAACCGGCGATGAACCGGCGCTTGATGCGCGCCGCCCGCCGAACCTGCTGCTGACCACCCCTGAATCGCTTGATTCGTTGCTTGCCAACCGTCCGCGACTGTTGAAAGACACGCGCGCGGTTATCCTTGATGAAATTCATCTATACGACAACACCGCGCGTGGCGACGGATTGCGCGTGTTATTGAATCGCTTGCGCAGGTTGCGACGTTACGCGCACGGGCGCGGCGATAGCCCGACCGACAACCTGCAATTTTGCGCATTGTCAGCGACCGTCGGTAATCCGCAAGCCGTAGCGGCGCGCTATTTCGCCGACCCGCTGGTCATTCAAGCCGCCGGGCAAAGACCGCTGGATGTCGAGTTGCTGGAGATGCAGGGAGAGGAATCGTTGCGCGATTTATTTGCCGGTTTGCGCAAGCGCGGCGTGAAAAAGGCGCTGGCGTTTTGCAATGCGCGAAGCGAATGCGAAGCGTTGGCGCAAGTTTTCAAACACCGCGCGCCGTTTGGCGATAATGTCTTCGTGCATCACGCCAGCCTCGATGCGCGTTTGCGCCATCAAACCGAACGCCATTTTGCCGAAGCCTCAGCCGCTTTGTGTTTCGCCACTTCGACGCTGGAACTCGGCATAGACATCGGCGATGTGGATTTGGTCATTCTCATCGGCGCGCCGGATGACGCCAGCGCCTTTCTGCAACGCATCGGGCGCGGCAATCGCCGTTCGTCGCGTTCAGCGGTTGTCGGTTTTTATCGTTCGCCCATCGAAGCGGCGATGTTTCGCGTCTTCATTCGCGCCGCTTCGATGGGCGAACTTCACGCCAAAGATTATTTTTTTCGTCCATCGGTCATCGTCCAACAGCTTTGCTCTTATATCAAACAGGTGCGCCACGGCGAGCTTGTGCCTCGCGAAGTTTATGAACTGTTCGCCACCCCGACGGGCGAGCCGCTCATCTCTAAAGCGGCGTTTGACGACATCCTTTCCGCGCTGATTGATAAAAATTATTTCGTCCGTTTGCCCGATGGCAATCTGCGACCGGGAGCCGTTTGGCAACGCCTTTACGAACAGCGCGAAATCTACGCGAATTTGTCAGACGCGACGCGCCAGTCTATGGAGGTGGTTGACGAAATCACCGGACGCAAACTTGGCGAGATGGAATGGGGAACCGGCATTAATCAAAGCTTTTTATTCGGCGGCGTGGCGCGGCGCGCTGTGCGGCGGCAAGGGCGCAAATTGATTGTCCGGGCAAGCGAAGATGACGCGCCGCCGCCACGCTTTTTCACGCCGCGTCGCGCCCTGTCGCCCAGGTTGGCAAGCGCCGTTGCCGCCGAACTCGGTTTGCCACAAAGCCCTGCGCCTGCTGAAATCGCCGTCGTCAAAGACCCGGAGTTAAGCGAAGCGCAAGCTTGGGTCTTTCACTGCGCCGGTGAAGCTTACGCTTATCTACTGGGCGATTTATTGGAGAATTGGTGCAATGCGCAGGTGAGCGAGGTCAATGGCTTCTGCTTTCTGCTCACCGGCGAATTGCCCGACGCCGCTTTGCCAATCAACGCCGAACAAGTTCAACGGCGGTTGCGGCGGCGCTGGCAGCAGTTTGAGAGCTATTACGATATGGGTCGCTTTCAAAAAGAGCTGCCGTTAGAGGTGCGGCGCGCAAGCGTCGAAGCGGCTTTCGATATTGAAAATTTTCTGCGCGCCTTTGCGGGAAAAAAATTAACCCAGTCTGCCACTTGCGACAAACAGTGA
- a CDS encoding BREX system ATP-binding domain-containing protein — translation MNLSKQEAQHIVRKLGESGIPPTRGLAAYTVGIDSLLKTLEDEYLRGYLRDGGSSFKLVVGEYGSGKSHFLYCLRDKAWENGYVVSRAELSPKECPYDNQLKVYQAVIANLIFHNTDPNVADTQGLEAFLENHFYTTLKTLGVDAPLTSIGLDLRVKLWLDTILRFKVESPSYRHAVYFYLQAVAEENETRKQLISAWLRGEAVALKDLRQFSITERIDRSVAFKMLRSLSQLIHELGYAGLVLLFDEGDRMVSIGSSRTEKVACDNLREVIDRCAGESLPSTLFVYAVPPYFVTNIAPNYEALSQRISSKVKFSRKNPFSVQISLDQLDYPGDEMLKMIGERLLDIFEMAYDMKFDRELQLHNIAQLAEACGSLLSTSHRRHFVKSLMDILTEQRVEGEQTYEAEGIQIVVRNVTEQLGRSQGGEY, via the coding sequence GTGAATCTCAGCAAACAAGAAGCCCAACATATTGTTCGCAAACTTGGCGAATCAGGGATTCCGCCGACGCGCGGACTGGCAGCTTACACGGTGGGCATTGACTCGCTGCTCAAAACTCTCGAAGACGAATATCTGCGCGGCTATCTGCGCGATGGCGGCTCAAGTTTCAAGTTGGTGGTCGGCGAATATGGCAGCGGCAAATCGCACTTTCTCTATTGCCTGCGCGATAAGGCATGGGAAAACGGCTACGTCGTCAGTCGCGCCGAACTCAGTCCCAAAGAATGCCCGTATGACAATCAATTGAAAGTCTATCAAGCGGTCATCGCCAATCTCATCTTCCACAATACAGACCCCAACGTCGCCGATACGCAAGGGTTGGAAGCCTTTCTCGAAAATCATTTCTACACGACTTTGAAAACTCTCGGTGTTGATGCGCCATTGACCAGCATTGGCTTAGACCTGCGCGTCAAACTCTGGCTCGATACCATCCTGCGGTTCAAAGTTGAAAGTCCGTCCTATCGCCACGCGGTCTATTTTTATTTGCAAGCGGTCGCCGAAGAGAATGAAACCCGAAAACAGTTAATCAGCGCCTGGCTGCGCGGCGAAGCCGTCGCCCTCAAAGATTTGCGCCAATTCAGCATCACCGAAAGAATAGACCGTTCGGTGGCGTTCAAAATGTTGCGCTCGCTCTCGCAGTTAATTCACGAACTCGGTTATGCGGGACTCGTGCTGCTGTTTGATGAAGGCGACCGCATGGTGAGCATCGGTTCGTCGCGCACCGAAAAAGTCGCCTGCGACAATCTGCGGGAAGTGATTGATCGTTGCGCGGGCGAAAGTCTGCCTTCGACACTCTTTGTTTACGCGGTGCCGCCATACTTTGTCACCAACATCGCGCCGAATTACGAAGCCCTCAGTCAGCGCATCAGTTCAAAGGTGAAATTTTCGCGCAAGAATCCCTTCAGCGTGCAAATCAGCCTCGATCAACTTGATTATCCGGGCGATGAAATGCTCAAGATGATTGGCGAGCGGTTGCTTGACATCTTCGAGATGGCTTACGACATGAAATTCGACCGTGAGTTGCAATTGCACAACATCGCGCAACTCGCCGAAGCTTGCGGCTCACTGCTGTCAACCAGCCATCGCCGCCATTTCGTCAAATCGTTGATGGACATCCTCACCGAACAGCGTGTCGAAGGCGAACAGACCTATGAAGCCGAAGGCATTCAAATCGTGGTGCGCAATGTGACCGAACAACTGGGTCGCTCGCAGGGAGGCGAGTATTAG
- a CDS encoding S9 family peptidase has product MTRNSFLSISTRKLALSISLLLLLVASVYAQKRAFTIEDFYRIKGVSGIEISPDGKTVLYGVTTSDLARARRATRIWTMDIDGKNSKEITTQNAFSPHFLPDGRIIFQAVRDGNVQLFVMPQTGGEWKLLTTLSTGVGDYVISPDGKLVAFTSDVYPECNGNDACNKRISERWEKGALRAHLADELLYRHWTQWRDGKRAHTFLLNIESGAVRDLTPGNMDWPPFDVSGSIRATFSPDGKELALMSNHDKAQASSTNGDVWLLALTDANAKPRNITAANKAYDGTPKYSPDGKYIAYRLQRLPGYESDLFRLALYDRATGKSEVLTETYRDWIDDFEWSKDSKAIYFTGPFKGQVPIHRLDLTTRKITQVIADKSIDAFTFTDDEKKIFYIRRGIAEPAEIHSADITNGKAANNRQLTNINTAVANDVDIRPAEQMWIAGAGGAKIHTFIVKPHNFDPNKKYPLILNVHGGPQSQWADGFRGDWQVYPGAGYIVAFCNPHGSVGYGQAFTAQISGDWNGMVFQDLMLVTSALERLPYVDKTRMGAMGWSYGGYMMNWFAGHTTRFKAIASMMGLYNLKSFYGATEELWFPEWDAKGQPWNSRLYETMSPSNYVRNFKTPTLIITGERDYRVPYTQSLEFFTALQKRGVPSRLIVYPNAGHWPSWYEMALYYTAHLEWFQKYLGGGGAPWTTEAFLRNAVFDRETGKRYEDAETAKPESSMRRN; this is encoded by the coding sequence ATGACCCGAAATTCATTTTTATCTATTTCAACACGCAAGCTTGCATTATCAATTTCACTTCTACTTTTGCTCGTCGCTTCGGTTTATGCGCAGAAACGCGCCTTCACGATTGAAGATTTTTACCGCATCAAAGGGGTATCCGGCATTGAGATTTCGCCCGACGGAAAAACCGTTCTTTACGGCGTAACGACTTCGGATTTAGCCCGCGCCCGACGCGCCACACGCATCTGGACGATGGACATCGATGGTAAAAACTCTAAAGAAATCACTACGCAAAACGCTTTCTCGCCGCATTTTCTCCCCGATGGTCGCATCATCTTTCAAGCCGTCAGAGATGGCAACGTGCAACTTTTCGTCATGCCACAAACCGGCGGCGAATGGAAACTACTGACCACACTTTCAACCGGCGTTGGCGATTATGTTATTTCACCCGACGGTAAACTCGTGGCGTTCACTTCGGATGTTTATCCCGAATGCAACGGCAATGACGCCTGCAACAAACGCATTAGTGAACGCTGGGAAAAAGGCGCGCTGCGCGCCCACCTGGCTGATGAATTGTTATATCGCCACTGGACACAATGGCGTGACGGCAAACGCGCGCACACCTTTTTATTGAATATTGAAAGCGGCGCAGTGCGCGACCTCACGCCGGGCAATATGGACTGGCCGCCGTTTGATGTGTCGGGTTCGATTCGCGCAACCTTTTCGCCCGATGGCAAAGAACTCGCGTTAATGTCAAATCACGATAAAGCCCAGGCTTCGTCTACCAACGGCGATGTGTGGTTGCTTGCGCTCACGGACGCTAACGCCAAACCGCGAAACATCACCGCCGCAAATAAAGCTTATGACGGGACGCCGAAATATTCGCCCGATGGCAAATATATCGCCTATCGATTGCAACGACTGCCGGGCTATGAATCGGATTTGTTCCGCCTGGCATTGTATGACCGCGCTACGGGAAAGTCGGAAGTTTTAACCGAAACTTACCGCGACTGGATTGATGATTTTGAATGGAGCAAAGATTCAAAGGCTATCTATTTTACGGGACCATTCAAAGGTCAGGTGCCGATTCATCGGCTTGATTTGACGACAAGAAAAATCACCCAGGTTATCGCTGACAAATCCATCGATGCTTTCACGTTTACCGATGATGAAAAGAAAATCTTTTACATCAGACGCGGCATCGCCGAACCCGCAGAAATTCATAGCGCCGATATTACGAACGGCAAAGCCGCAAATAACCGACAACTGACGAACATTAATACAGCCGTTGCCAACGATGTTGATATTCGTCCTGCCGAACAGATGTGGATTGCGGGCGCGGGCGGCGCCAAGATTCATACCTTCATCGTCAAGCCGCATAATTTCGACCCGAACAAAAAATACCCGTTGATATTAAATGTTCACGGTGGCCCGCAATCGCAATGGGCGGACGGGTTTCGCGGCGACTGGCAAGTCTATCCGGGCGCGGGTTACATCGTGGCGTTTTGCAATCCGCATGGTTCCGTCGGGTACGGTCAAGCCTTTACCGCGCAAATTTCCGGCGACTGGAATGGGATGGTGTTTCAGGATTTGATGCTGGTGACGAGTGCGCTTGAACGTTTGCCTTATGTCGATAAAACGCGAATGGGCGCGATGGGCTGGTCGTATGGCGGATATATGATGAACTGGTTTGCCGGACACACGACGCGCTTTAAAGCGATTGCTTCGATGATGGGACTCTACAATTTGAAATCGTTTTACGGGGCAACCGAAGAGTTATGGTTTCCCGAATGGGACGCGAAAGGTCAGCCGTGGAATTCGCGTTTGTATGAGACGATGTCACCATCGAATTATGTTCGCAATTTCAAAACCCCGACGCTCATCATTACCGGCGAGCGCGATTATCGCGTGCCTTACACGCAATCTTTGGAATTTTTCACCGCCTTGCAAAAACGCGGCGTGCCTTCGCGATTGATTGTCTATCCGAATGCCGGGCACTGGCCCAGTTGGTACGAGATGGCTTTGTACTACACGGCGCATCTTGAATGGTTCCAGAAATATTTAGGTGGCGGCGGCGCGCCCTGGACGACCGAAGCCTTTTTACGCAACGCGGTATTTGATCGTGAAACCGGCAAGCGTTATGAAGACGCGGAAACTGCAAAACCGGAATCCAGTATGCGGCGCAATTGA
- a CDS encoding BREX system ATP-binding domain-containing protein, producing MVGSIVTHPLFGRGQVVELRNAAREAVVRFDNGIRAVVQTTMLSVLQPSALPQPVAPQPVAPTKPEVAATPEQTQQLEARRAIEALRYGIVPNKRLRELSVGLEAERESLQQAFATTEQRGGDVRVVLGEYGSGKSHFFELAAQEALARNFLVASTSLDLREVPPNRPQRIYNALIRSLRYPDATDAGTLVPLLDRILSQQTAFAAMGEKLRGTTFGTVLHNYAMLRAEGGEGLESLLDWISGEKVFIQTVRAALPLKSKEFPARALSMMTTAADQYCYLLNGWGWLAAQVGYAGLAVLLDESEHYSLLTQRGKERADNFFKALIYTAMHGREDCRLSESQLEHQQREHPFRFADRSQLLVMFAVTPSANTFDYQRWLGEEQIIKLTGDLSAQTLEQLMGQLFALHRQAYGYERDGNQLDLSQGAHEGLERRLLNLRQTIRLAIEVYDTCYAHVDYPASEAVAEMRQSLFGRYGF from the coding sequence GTGGTCGGCTCCATCGTTACTCACCCGCTGTTCGGGCGCGGACAGGTTGTCGAACTCAGAAACGCGGCGCGTGAAGCGGTCGTGCGCTTCGATAACGGCATTCGCGCCGTCGTGCAAACCACCATGCTTTCGGTGTTGCAACCCTCGGCTTTGCCGCAACCGGTCGCGCCGCAACCCGTCGCGCCGACCAAACCGGAAGTTGCCGCAACCCCTGAACAAACGCAACAACTCGAAGCCCGCCGCGCCATCGAAGCTTTACGCTATGGCATCGTGCCCAACAAACGCCTGCGCGAATTGAGTGTCGGGCTGGAAGCTGAACGCGAAAGTTTGCAGCAGGCTTTTGCAACCACCGAACAACGCGGCGGCGATGTCCGCGTCGTTCTCGGCGAATATGGCAGCGGCAAATCGCACTTTTTTGAACTGGCGGCGCAAGAGGCGTTGGCGCGCAATTTCCTGGTCGCGTCGACATCGCTGGATTTGCGCGAAGTGCCGCCCAATCGTCCGCAACGCATTTACAACGCCTTGATTCGTTCACTGCGTTATCCTGATGCAACCGATGCGGGAACCCTGGTTCCGTTGCTTGACCGCATCCTCTCTCAGCAGACCGCATTTGCGGCGATGGGCGAAAAATTGCGCGGCACGACTTTCGGAACCGTGCTGCACAATTACGCCATGCTGCGCGCTGAGGGCGGCGAAGGTTTGGAATCCCTGCTGGATTGGATTTCCGGCGAAAAGGTGTTTATTCAAACGGTGCGCGCCGCGCTGCCGCTTAAGAGCAAAGAATTTCCGGCGCGCGCGCTTTCGATGATGACCACTGCCGCTGATCAGTATTGTTACCTGCTAAACGGTTGGGGCTGGCTTGCGGCGCAAGTCGGTTATGCGGGACTGGCGGTGTTGCTTGATGAATCGGAGCATTACAGTTTGCTCACCCAACGCGGCAAGGAGCGGGCGGACAATTTTTTCAAAGCTCTCATCTACACGGCGATGCACGGGCGCGAAGATTGTCGCCTGAGCGAAAGCCAGCTTGAACATCAGCAACGTGAACACCCTTTTCGCTTTGCCGACCGCAGCCAGCTGTTGGTGATGTTCGCGGTCACGCCATCGGCAAACACCTTCGATTATCAGCGTTGGCTTGGCGAAGAGCAGATTATCAAACTCACCGGCGATTTATCGGCGCAGACGCTCGAACAATTGATGGGACAACTGTTCGCGCTGCATCGCCAGGCTTATGGTTATGAACGCGACGGCAATCAATTGGATTTGTCGCAAGGCGCGCATGAAGGGCTGGAGCGCCGCTTGCTCAATTTGCGGCAAACCATACGCCTCGCCATAGAAGTTTATGACACCTGCTACGCGCACGTGGATTACCCAGCGAGCGAAGCCGTCGCAGAGATGCGACAATCGTTATTTGGACGCTACGGATTTTAG
- a CDS encoding aminotransferase class I/II-fold pyridoxal phosphate-dependent enzyme: protein MTDKYKSLETKLIHAGEPVPRISGAVVTPIFQSAMFEYAGESDYHAVKYIRLNNTPNHLALHKKLAALENAEAAVVTASGMAAISTALLTMLSAGDHILMQDCLYGGTHDLVTKDFKDFGLTYTFINGDNPSSWQEHLRPNTKAIYVEAMTNPLLQVADLKAVVEFAKAYGLISMIDNTFASPVNFRPAEWGFDLSLHSATKYLNGHSDIVAGAVIGRADLVERITHRLNHLGGSLDPHAAFLLSRGVKTLALRVARNNENALRLAEFLESHAAVQKVNYAGLESNEPYARARELFDGFGGVLSFELKGDVARAEAFMQRVQLAIIAPSLGGIETLMTRPVTTSHSGMSAEDRKKAGINDTLIRVSVGIEATEDLIADFSQALAD, encoded by the coding sequence ACCGATAAATATAAAAGCCTCGAAACCAAATTGATTCACGCGGGCGAACCCGTGCCGCGCATCAGCGGCGCAGTGGTGACGCCGATTTTTCAATCCGCCATGTTTGAATACGCGGGCGAATCGGATTACCACGCCGTCAAATACATTCGCCTCAATAACACGCCAAACCATTTGGCATTGCATAAAAAATTAGCCGCGTTGGAAAACGCCGAAGCCGCAGTGGTCACCGCAAGCGGCATGGCGGCGATTTCAACGGCGCTGCTCACCATGCTTTCGGCGGGCGACCATATCCTGATGCAGGATTGTCTTTATGGCGGCACCCATGATTTAGTCACCAAAGATTTTAAAGATTTCGGACTCACTTACACCTTTATCAACGGCGATAATCCATCGAGTTGGCAGGAGCATCTGCGCCCGAACACCAAAGCGATTTATGTCGAAGCCATGACCAACCCGCTACTGCAAGTCGCAGACCTCAAAGCCGTCGTCGAGTTTGCCAAAGCTTACGGTTTGATTTCGATGATTGATAACACCTTTGCAAGCCCGGTGAATTTTCGCCCTGCCGAGTGGGGATTTGATTTGTCATTGCATAGCGCGACAAAATATTTGAACGGGCATTCGGATATTGTCGCGGGCGCGGTCATCGGGCGCGCCGATTTAGTCGAACGCATCACCCATCGGTTGAATCATCTGGGCGGCAGCCTTGACCCGCACGCTGCATTCTTGCTCTCTCGCGGGGTGAAGACGCTCGCTTTGCGCGTCGCAAGAAATAATGAGAACGCTTTGCGACTGGCGGAATTTCTGGAATCGCACGCGGCGGTGCAGAAAGTCAATTATGCGGGCTTGGAGAGTAACGAGCCTTACGCGCGCGCCCGTGAATTATTCGACGGATTCGGCGGCGTCCTCAGTTTTGAACTGAAAGGTGATGTGGCGCGCGCCGAAGCCTTTATGCAACGGGTGCAACTGGCGATTATCGCACCAAGCCTCGGCGGCATTGAAACCCTGATGACGCGACCCGTAACCACCTCACATTCGGGAATGTCCGCAGAAGACCGAAAAAAAGCGGGTATCAATGATACCTTGATTCGCGTCTCGGTCGGCATCGAAGCGACCGAAGATTTAATCGCCGATTTCTCGCAGGCGTTAGCGGATTAG